The sequence below is a genomic window from Aureispira sp. CCB-E.
CTCATTGTCATTTTCAAAGCTTTTTAGAGCGGCTTCTATTTTTGTTTGAGCATAAGAAGAAAGTGGAAAAGAAAGGAGAAAACTAATCAGTAAGGTTTTGTACATCTTGTGTTTGTTTTGATAATCTTTAATAGGTCGTTTGTTTTTTTTTAGCTTGATAAAATAGAAAAAGGAATTTTAATAATGAAAAAAAAAGAGTTGAATCTCTTGGTTGATTTAAAATGGGGGTGGGCTATTTTGTTGTAAAAATTTGTTTCTTTCTTCAAAATCTCTATATTCGTATTATGCAACGGACAAAACACATATTATTGGTATCAGAATTGACTTGTATTAGCAAGGACAAAAAGGCTATGGTATGTTGTAAAAAGGCGGATAAGAAGTATCCTCGACTTCGGTGCATTTTGACATAAACAAAGCTAACTTCTTATACAGTGAAAAGCGATTGGTCAAAATGAACCAATCGCTTTTTTTTATTTATAGGATATTATATTCTTATTAATTCTTTTGCATAATTTATAAAATTTTAAGCATCATGTTATTAAATGACGAGACACAACAGTTTGAAATCGGTGGCGTAAACGCATTGGAAATAGCAGCCTCTTATGGTACCCCTTTGTTTGTTTATGATTCTAATAAAATCATTAGCCAATACAAAAAAATGAAACAGGCTTTAGGTCAAGTAAAAAAGCTTAAAATTAATTATGCCTGCAAAGCTTTGACGAACTTAAGCGTTTTGAAGCTACTCAAAAACTTGGGGGCTGGTTTGGATGCTGTTTCTTATCAAGAGATTCGATTGGGCTTAGAAGCAGGTTTTGCGGCCAAAGATATTATCTATACGCCTAATTCTGTGTCTATAGAAGAATTGGAAGCGGCTATGAAACTAGGGGTTAAGGTAAATATTGATAATATTGAAACCTTGGAATACATGGGAGTTCATCATCCCAATCAGACGTTTTGTATTCGAATCAATCCACATATCATGGCTGGAGGAAATGCCAAAATTTCAGTCGGTCATATCGATTCTAAGTTTGGAATCTCTATTCATCAAATGCCTTTGGTAGAGCGTTTAGTAAAAACTTTGAACATCAAAGTAGAAGGTGTACACATGCATACGGGCTCAGATATATTGGATGTGGATGTCTTTTCTCATGCGGCAACGTTGTTGTTTAATGTTGCTCGAAAATTTGATGATTTAAAATACATTGACTTTGGTTCTGGATTTAAAGTGAAATACAAGTCTAATGACATCGAAACTGATATGGAACAGTTTGGAGAAATGATGTCAGAGCGGTTTAATGCTTTTTGCGAAGAAACGGGAAAAGATTTAACATTAGCATTTGAACCTGGTAAATTTCTAGTTAGTGAGGCAGGTTATTTCTTGGCTAGAACCAATGTCGTTAAGCAAACCACTTCAACTGTCTTTGCAGGCATTGATACAGGATTTAATCACATGATACGACCTATGTTTTATGGTGCGCACCATGAAATTATCAATGCATCGAATCCCAATGGGAAACCTAAAATATACACTGTAGTTGGTTATATTTGTGAAACGGATACTTTTGGTTGGAATCGAAAAATTAATGAAATTAAGGAAGGAGATGTTTTGTGTTTTAAGAATGCTGGGGCTTATTGTTTTTCTATGGCTTCTAATTATAATAGTCGGTACCGCCCAGCAGAAGTTTTAGTCCATAATGGACAGGCTCATTTAATTCGTCAACGAGAGACATTTGAAGATTTGTTGAGAAACCAAATAGTACCTGAATTGGATTTCAGTAGTGAAGAAGAACAGTTGTTAAATGCAGAGTAGAATGTTGCTTGCTTGAAGCGCAACGTTATTATAAAACATTAGCTTCCCCATCCATAGAGGAAGCTAGTGTTTGTTTATTATTCGCGAATGACCCTCACTTTGATTCTAATATCTTCCTTGGGACGAGCATAGGCATCCGTTTCTTTGTAGCAAATGCTATCAATGATATCCAATCGTTCGTAAACACGCCCAAAAACAGTGTACTCCATATCCAATTGGGGAGCACCGCCTAGTTTATAATATAACTTTCGTTGTTCTTCTGTATAAATAATATTATATTCTCGTTCATTCTTGTCTAATTGTCCAGGAGAAACAGAGCTACCGTGAACGATGTAAAATTGAGAGCCCGAAGATTGCTTATCTGGATTCATTTCATCAGGTTGACGAGCAGCAGCAAGAGCGCCCTTAATATGGTAGTAATGTTGTCCAATTTCCGCATCTTGTTTGTATTGGGGACCACCATTTCCTAACCGTTGTCCTTTTTTTGCCATTCTAGAATTTGGATCACCTCCCTGAGCCATGAAATTTTTGATCACTCGATGAAACATTAGGCTATCATAATAGTTTTGTTTGGCTAATTTGATAAAATTGGTACGATGGTTTTCAGCATCAAAAAACAATTCAATTTTCATAGTGCCAAACTTAGTTTCCATCTCAACTAAGGCAGAATAAGGATTCGGTTCTAATTTTATCGTATCAGGTTCTACAACTTGTAAGTTACCTGCCTTTCGAACGACTACTTGTCGACCATCTTTGGTGGTTGTTTTGTCACCCGTAGATGTGTTAGAAGAAGTTGTTGTTGTAGAAGTCACACAAGCAACCATTAATAAAAATAGAGAACCTATTGAAGCAAGAAAAATAAAATTGTTTTTAAGCACACTAAGATTTTTTATAATTAATACGGAATTGAATCAAGAATGTCATACAAAATGAAAGATAAATATTTTTTCTAATTGAGACAAAAAGCAGCAAAATAGCAAGCTATTTAGAGCATATTATGACGATAAGTAGAAAGAATAGATACTTTTATTGCGACATAAATTAATTCAATTCCGTATAAGTTAGGAGTTTTGTAGAAGTACAAATATACAGAATCCGCATTAATCTACGAATCGACATAATACTCCTTCTTAAAAGTTTACAAAAATCTTTCCTTTTTATTTTTTCTAAACGATTACTCGACGACACCACTATTCTTGAGTCATAGATTGATAGGCAAGCAAAATAGATTTTTAGAAAGGGCTACTCCATTCTGGTTTGTTAAAATAGCTACTGTCTGTCAGTGCGTGCAAAAAGGCAACAATATCAGCTTTGTCACTTGCTGTCAAGGTTTTTATAGTAGGAGCCGTTGTCAATTCAGATGCTAGATTAGGAGCGTAATGTCCGCCTGTAGCATAGTGATCAACAACCTCCTCTAAGGTTTGGAAACGCCCATCGTGCATATATGGAGCTGTTAGTGCAATATTTCGCAAGGAAACCTCTCTAAATTGACCATTTTCAGGTGCATTTCCTGTTGCTTCTCCATAGCCATTGTCTGCAAAGTCAAAAAGAGTTTGTGCTGAATCTAAACCATTGTTAGAAAATTCATTTCTAGCAAACAAAGCTTTGTTTCTAGAGAAACTATGACAATGGGCACATTCTGCGTCTTTAGAACTTGGTGCTCCAGCAGCATCACCAATAAATAAGGTCATGCCACGAAGTTCTTGGCTATTCAAATAAACAAAAGGAACCCAAACATCTTCATCATACCTAGAGTTGGCAGAATTGAGTGTTCGTTCAAATTGTGCAATGGCTTTGGCGACTAATTCTCTATTGATGCCATCATAACAATCAACACCAAAAGCTTCTCGGAACATTTTTGGGTAGGTGGGGTGCTTGCGCAAATCCGCCTCTACCTTTTCCCAAGTATTATCCATTTCTAAAGGATCTTCAACGGGACCTTTTAAAATTTGCTCTTCTAAGGTCGAGAAACGACCATCCCACATAAAGTTGTGTTTTCGCCCCTTTACCCAACTATATCCTATATTGATCAAAGACATAGAACTACGTCTTGCAATTCGGTTGTCAATACCTTTCGATTTTGCCAAACCATCCGTAAAAGCCTTGTTAATATCATGGCAAGAGCTACAGGAAATGGTAGAATCTCGAGACAAAATAGGATCATAAAATAGATGACGCCCTAACTCAATACCTTGTACAGTGATGGGATTATCATCAGGATGTTCCATTGGTGGAAAACCATTAGGAGACTCAACGGTATAACTAGTTGGATTGTAAGGAATACTGGTTAAATCACAAGGACTAAGAGGTCCAATATATTCGGTTTCTTTACAGGCAATAATACCAATTATTATAACCGTAAAAACAAAAATTGATTTATAATGCATTGTATCAGATAGTTTTATACGCTTTGGGGTTAAAGTACATTTTTAGTTGATTGGATAAAAAATTATTTTCCAATCAAGGATGTACTAAAATGGACTTAAGACTGAATTGTCATAGCAGCCGCTAAATTTTCGATTACTTTTTTAGCTAAATTATAATCAGCAGAACCTACCGCACCAGAATGCGTTTGTTTGTCAGTGACCATATCAATTTCTCTGCCTGTTTTAAAGAAAATATCCTTGGCATCAACATACACTGTAATTTCTGTTGTTTGATTGGCTTCGATGTCATAATTTTTAGCAAAAGAAAGTAGTTGATGCATGCCATTTACGCCAGAGTGGTATAAAAAACCAGAAGTCGTACCGTTGGACTGAGTAATATCACCTTCTAATTTACATAAGATATAACTATTCCAACTTGCCCAGTGATTGCCATTGAGACCAAGTGGAGAATCAGAATTATAGTCGCCAGGAGTTGTATTGTTGATAGCATCGGATAAACCAATACCTAAATCTAGAGCGGTATAACTTCCTACAGGAAGGTCGTTGATTGTAAAAGTAGTACCTTCTTCAGCAGCTTGTTGTGTAATACTATTAACCATAGAAATATAGCCAACATCGGCAAAATCTGTTTTAGTACCAGCATTAACTCCTTTGATATCCGAAATAAAAAAATCTAATTTTTTGAATAAAATATTGGTAGGGTTGCTTTGACCTGTTGCTGTTTGTTGAAATAAGATCAATGGATCAGCGCCATATCGAGCTTTGAATGTAATGGCTAAATTGCCAGTTATTTTGTCCTCTTTTTTGGGAGGTGTTTCGCAGGAGCTAGACCACATTGTGATGGATAGCAAAAGGAGGATAATCGTGCGCATAATTTTATTTTTAATTGTTAAAAGTTAATACTCCGTTGATTTTTTAGTTTCTCTATGAACCCGTAGGCTCAGGAAGTAAAAATATAAAAAAACACCTTGTATTAGTTTGATTATCAGATTTTAGTGTAAAATATTCGTAAAGGTGTATGTTGTTGATAATCAAAGTAATACAGTTTTTTAACGGAGTAATGAAAAGTGAGTTCTTGGATAAATTATCTAGTAGATCAAATGACCATATCTGTTTACAATGTACCTATGATAACAAACTTACAATTTTGCTTTTTAAAACACCAATCCTTTTCTAAAAAAGAGTGGTAGTATACAATTGATGACACTAGCTAGTAAAACGAGCAAAATTTGATAAATTTTTTAGCAGGATAGAATACGAGTAACATAATGACTACCAGTACCGCTAATCAAAGAACGAAAGTTATTAATAGTTAGGAGAAAGTCTATTCATTAAAACGAAATGAAAGTCATTTCTGTTGATTTGGGATAAAGGAAATTAGCGTTTTAATAGGCACAATTTTTATGCCTTGGTTTCAAAAAAAAATAGTTAAAACAGTTTATCTTTTGAATGTTACTAAATTTACTGTATTATGACACCTTGATATGCTATAATTAAGAGGTATCTATGTAAAGAAACATAATGGATGATCCATAGAATTGCTAGAAATTTTGATAAAAAAAGCAAAAGAAGTAGCGATGGGAACGCTGTCACGAGACCTTTTGACGAAGTTAATCGTAAAATTACTGCTTAAGTAATCAATATCAACAAAAAGTAATGAATACAAATCAAATTTATACCAACTGGCGAAAAGCAAAAGAAAAACAATCTAAAGAATTTGCAGTTTTGATTGATCCTGACAAATTGCGTTTAAAAGATATTGATAAAATTGTTGAATTGGCAGAACAAGCTGCTGTGGATAGTTTTTTTATAGGTGGTAGTTTGGTTGTAAATGATGCTTTGGATGATATTATTATGAATATCAAAAAAAATTGCAACATTCCTGTTGTTTTGTTTCCAGGGAGTTCTAGGCAATTGAGCTACAAAGCGGATGGTCTGTTATTCTTGTCGTTAATATCGGGTAGAAACCCAGAACTGTTAATTGGCAAACACGTAGAGACAGCTCCTTTTCTGAAAATAAGCCCAGTGGAAATTATTTCAACAGGTTATATCTTGGTAGATGGTGGGGTGCCTACTTCCGTTTCTTATATGTCCAATACTCAACCCATTCCAGCCAATAAAGATAGTATTGCTGTTTGTACGGCTATGGCAGGAGAGATGCTGGGGCTAAAATTGATTTATATGGATGCAGGGAGTGGTGCTCAAAACCCAATTAGCACTTCTATGATAGAGTCGGTTTCGATGGCAACAGAGATCCCCTTGATTATAGGAGGAGGAATTAAAACACCCGAAAAAGCAAGTGCGAATGTAAAGGCAGGGGCAGATATTATTGTGGTCGGAAATGCTATTGAGAAGGATCCGCAGTTGATTTTAGAGTTGGCTGCTGCGGTACACGAAGGCTAGGAGACCAATCCTCAATATGTCTCTTTTGTGAAGATAGATGAGTTATAGAGATAAAAGTAAAGCACATACTGTTTGAGTATGTGCTTTTATATCTTATCTATCAGGGCAAACAAAAGCTTACTTTTTCTTAGGCTTTAAAGCCTTTCTTAACTTCGCTGTGTTAACAGAATCAGAAAGAAGTTTACCTGCTTTGAATTTAACAGTAACTTTTTCATCAATCGGCACAGGTTTACCCGTACTAGGATTTACACCTGTTCTAGCTGCACGATAAGAAGTGCTCAATGTGCAGAAACCGACCAAAGTAACTTTGTCACCTTCTTTTAGTGCATCTTGAATTGAATCTAGAGTAGCATCTAATGCAGCAGCAGCATCTGCTTTTTTCAAGCCAGCTTTCTGTGCAATTTTGTCGATCAAATCTCCTTTGTTCATAATAGTAAATGATTTATAATTTGGATGACAAGCAAAAATTAGGATGTTTTTAATTAATGCTTAAAAATTAAGTACTTACAAATGTATACTCTTTTGCTGTATTTTACAATTTTTGTCTTAAAAAAACGCTATAAACGCTTTGTTTTCTGCTCTTTGAAAGACTCTTAATGTTTCAAAAATTAAAAAATACGCAAAAAAAAATCTTTAACAAAATATTTGCTAAAGACTTTTTAGTTGGCCCACTAGGGCTCGAACCTAGAATGACAGAATCAAAATCTGCTGTGTTACCATTACACCATGGGCCAAAAATGAATGTTTGTAGAACAAGACATTCTTATATAACGCTTTTAGGAAAGTTAGTTGGCCCACTAGGGCTCGAACCTAGAATGACAGAATCAA
It includes:
- a CDS encoding MbnP family protein; its protein translation is MRTIILLLLSITMWSSSCETPPKKEDKITGNLAITFKARYGADPLILFQQTATGQSNPTNILFKKLDFFISDIKGVNAGTKTDFADVGYISMVNSITQQAAEEGTTFTINDLPVGSYTALDLGIGLSDAINNTTPGDYNSDSPLGLNGNHWASWNSYILCKLEGDITQSNGTTSGFLYHSGVNGMHQLLSFAKNYDIEANQTTEITVYVDAKDIFFKTGREIDMVTDKQTHSGAVGSADYNLAKKVIENLAAAMTIQS
- a CDS encoding peptidylprolyl isomerase: MLKNNFIFLASIGSLFLLMVACVTSTTTTSSNTSTGDKTTTKDGRQVVVRKAGNLQVVEPDTIKLEPNPYSALVEMETKFGTMKIELFFDAENHRTNFIKLAKQNYYDSLMFHRVIKNFMAQGGDPNSRMAKKGQRLGNGGPQYKQDAEIGQHYYHIKGALAAARQPDEMNPDKQSSGSQFYIVHGSSVSPGQLDKNEREYNIIYTEEQRKLYYKLGGAPQLDMEYTVFGRVYERLDIIDSICYKETDAYARPKEDIRIKVRVIRE
- a CDS encoding cytochrome-c peroxidase; this translates as MHYKSIFVFTVIIIGIIACKETEYIGPLSPCDLTSIPYNPTSYTVESPNGFPPMEHPDDNPITVQGIELGRHLFYDPILSRDSTISCSSCHDINKAFTDGLAKSKGIDNRIARRSSMSLINIGYSWVKGRKHNFMWDGRFSTLEEQILKGPVEDPLEMDNTWEKVEADLRKHPTYPKMFREAFGVDCYDGINRELVAKAIAQFERTLNSANSRYDEDVWVPFVYLNSQELRGMTLFIGDAAGAPSSKDAECAHCHSFSRNKALFARNEFSNNGLDSAQTLFDFADNGYGEATGNAPENGQFREVSLRNIALTAPYMHDGRFQTLEEVVDHYATGGHYAPNLASELTTAPTIKTLTASDKADIVAFLHALTDSSYFNKPEWSSPF
- a CDS encoding geranylgeranylglyceryl/heptaprenylglyceryl phosphate synthase, which gives rise to MNTNQIYTNWRKAKEKQSKEFAVLIDPDKLRLKDIDKIVELAEQAAVDSFFIGGSLVVNDALDDIIMNIKKNCNIPVVLFPGSSRQLSYKADGLLFLSLISGRNPELLIGKHVETAPFLKISPVEIISTGYILVDGGVPTSVSYMSNTQPIPANKDSIAVCTAMAGEMLGLKLIYMDAGSGAQNPISTSMIESVSMATEIPLIIGGGIKTPEKASANVKAGADIIVVGNAIEKDPQLILELAAAVHEG
- a CDS encoding HU family DNA-binding protein; protein product: MNKGDLIDKIAQKAGLKKADAAAALDATLDSIQDALKEGDKVTLVGFCTLSTSYRAARTGVNPSTGKPVPIDEKVTVKFKAGKLLSDSVNTAKLRKALKPKKK
- the lysA gene encoding diaminopimelate decarboxylase: MLLNDETQQFEIGGVNALEIAASYGTPLFVYDSNKIISQYKKMKQALGQVKKLKINYACKALTNLSVLKLLKNLGAGLDAVSYQEIRLGLEAGFAAKDIIYTPNSVSIEELEAAMKLGVKVNIDNIETLEYMGVHHPNQTFCIRINPHIMAGGNAKISVGHIDSKFGISIHQMPLVERLVKTLNIKVEGVHMHTGSDILDVDVFSHAATLLFNVARKFDDLKYIDFGSGFKVKYKSNDIETDMEQFGEMMSERFNAFCEETGKDLTLAFEPGKFLVSEAGYFLARTNVVKQTTSTVFAGIDTGFNHMIRPMFYGAHHEIINASNPNGKPKIYTVVGYICETDTFGWNRKINEIKEGDVLCFKNAGAYCFSMASNYNSRYRPAEVLVHNGQAHLIRQRETFEDLLRNQIVPELDFSSEEEQLLNAE